The following proteins are encoded in a genomic region of Amblyraja radiata isolate CabotCenter1 chromosome 19, sAmbRad1.1.pri, whole genome shotgun sequence:
- the tmbim4 gene encoding protein lifeguard 4 isoform X2 — protein sequence MDPYPRSSIEDDFNYGTSVASASVDIRMGFLRKVYSILSVQIILTTAVSAVFLHNSTVKEFVHGSPALVLVTTLGSLGLIIALAIYRHQHPLNLYLLFGFTLLEASTVATIVTFYDYSVVLQAFALTTAVFTVLTIYTFQSKRDFSKYGAGCSSRTTQSNLYLHLRELCFSVVLSSMIHMY from the exons ATGGATCCGTACCCTCGCTCCTCCATCGAAGATGACTTCAACTACGGCACCAGCGTGGCGTCGGCCAGCGTGGACATCCGCATGG GATTTCTGCGCAAGGTTTACAGCATCTTATCTGTACAAATTATTCTGACCACCGCAGTGTCTGCTGTTTTCCTGCATAACAGCACTGTCAAAGAATTTGTTCATGGCAG TCCTGCCTTGGTGTTGGTAACGACTTTAGGATCTCTGGGTCTCATAATTGCTCTGGCAATCTACAGACATCAGCATCCTCTTAATTTGTATCTTCTGTTTGGGTTT ACTCTTCTTGAGGCTTCTACAGTAGCTACCATTG ttacttTCTACGACTATTCGGTAGTTCTGCAAGCATTTGCTCTAACGACTGCTGTATTCACTGTGTTGACTATCTACACGTTTCAGTCAAAGAGAGATTTCAGTAAATATGGAGCAGG CTGTTCTTCACGAACAACACAATCGAACTTGTATTTGCATCTGCGGGAGCTCTGCTTTTCTGTGGTTTTATCATCTATGATACACATGTACTGA
- the LOC116984270 gene encoding uncharacterized protein LOC116984270 codes for MAGSFLHFRNTCRQDLLHQTPVYFSANCCLCSEQFELEQFSNKQTKNKLNWNTVPTLFDIPNPPKRLSSQRRLLKRKNENLPSSPMPLKQQRVSHNIQAEHSCCSAAGQIHQKEPSSVSTTPETPDLQFTPNVNDSRALKKERQLTFRLKKKNTTVGKNTTESKTISDLIRGAGEFLQEPALSLRRSCVMCPDVEVKGEDDGVIQTR; via the exons ATGGCCGGCTCCTTCCTTCACTTCCGC aatacttgtcgacaagatctcctacacCAAACTCCGGTGTACTTCTCAGCCAACTGTTGTCTTTGTTCTGAacaatttgaacttgaacagttTTCCAACAAGCAGACCAAGAACAAGCTAAATTGGAATACAGTTCCAACACTCTTTGACATTCCTAACCCGCCGAAACGTCTGTCTTCCCAACGCAGGTTACTCAAGAGGAAGAATGAGAACCTCCCATCCTCACCAATGCCTTTAAAACAGCAAAGAG TGTCACACAACATACAGGCTGAACATTCTTGTTGCTCAGCTGCAGGCCAAATTCATCAGAAAGAACCCAGCAGTGTCTCTACAACTCCTGAAACACCTGATCTTCAATTCACACCAAATGTAAATGACAGCAGAGCTCTGAAGAAGGAAAGACAGCTTACTTTCCGCctcaaaaaaaagaatacaacagtgGGAAAGAATACTACAGAAAGTAAGACAATTAGTGACTTGATCAGAGGGGCTggtgaatttttacaagaaccaGCACTGTCTTTGCGTCGCAGTTGCGTAATGTGTCCAGACGTAGAAGTGAAAGGGGAAGACGATGGAGTTATTCAGACAAGGTAG
- the tmbim4 gene encoding protein lifeguard 4 isoform X1 yields MDPYPRSSIEDDFNYGTSVASASVDIRMGFLRKVYSILSVQIILTTAVSAVFLHNSTVKEFVHGSPALVLVTTLGSLGLIIALAIYRHQHPLNLYLLFGFTLLEASTVATIVTFYDYSVVLQAFALTTAVFTVLTIYTFQSKRDFSKYGAGLFACLWILILAGFLRLFFTNNTIELVFASAGALLFCGFIIYDTHVLMHKLSPEEYVLASINLYLDVINLFLYILRILQTLNKK; encoded by the exons ATGGATCCGTACCCTCGCTCCTCCATCGAAGATGACTTCAACTACGGCACCAGCGTGGCGTCGGCCAGCGTGGACATCCGCATGG GATTTCTGCGCAAGGTTTACAGCATCTTATCTGTACAAATTATTCTGACCACCGCAGTGTCTGCTGTTTTCCTGCATAACAGCACTGTCAAAGAATTTGTTCATGGCAG TCCTGCCTTGGTGTTGGTAACGACTTTAGGATCTCTGGGTCTCATAATTGCTCTGGCAATCTACAGACATCAGCATCCTCTTAATTTGTATCTTCTGTTTGGGTTT ACTCTTCTTGAGGCTTCTACAGTAGCTACCATTG ttacttTCTACGACTATTCGGTAGTTCTGCAAGCATTTGCTCTAACGACTGCTGTATTCACTGTGTTGACTATCTACACGTTTCAGTCAAAGAGAGATTTCAGTAAATATGGAGCAGG CCTCTTTGCATGTCTCTGGATTTTGATCCTGGCTGGATTTTTGAga CTGTTCTTCACGAACAACACAATCGAACTTGTATTTGCATCTGCGGGAGCTCTGCTTTTCTGTGGTTTTATCATCTATGATACACATGTACTGATGCACAAGCTTTCACCTGAAGAATACGTACTGGCTTCAATAAACTTGTACTTGGATGTCATTAATCTCTTCTTGTATATTCTCCGGATCTTGCAAACACTTAACAAAAAGTAA